A single region of the Micropterus dolomieu isolate WLL.071019.BEF.003 ecotype Adirondacks linkage group LG02, ASM2129224v1, whole genome shotgun sequence genome encodes:
- the junbb gene encoding junB proto-oncogene, AP-1 transcription factor subunit b — translation MSTKMEQPFYHDDSFLSAYGHSDAAMHDYKLLKQNMNLNLTEPYRNLKSQLRAETDHYQGGQQDVGSLKLASPELERLIIQNSNGVITTPTPGQYFYNRGITDEQEGFAEGFVKALDELHKMNQMPPPNVSIGAGGVTTCSAAASSVFGSSLQPEPPIYTTLNAYCPNTSLSSASSYPTATISYLPPHQQSHPQTSTHGTHPFQHVLHGSGLHPQRLVALKEEPQTVPDLLSSDGSPPMSPIDLETQERIKAERKRLRNRLAATKCRRRKLERIARLEDKVKGLKSDNAGLSNTASVLRDQVAQLKQKVLTHVSSGCQLMLTSKMEAF, via the coding sequence ATGTCTACAAAGATGGAACAGCCTTTTTATCATGACGACTCTTTTCTGTCGGCGTACGGCCACTCAGATGCAGCAATGCACGACTACAAACTGCTAAAGCAGAATATGAATTTGAACTTGACAGAGCCCTATCGCAACCTGAAATCCCAGCTGCGTGCCGAGACCGACCATTACCAAGGGGGGCAGCAAGACGTGGGGTCCCTGAAGCTCGCATCCCCGGAGCTGGAGAGGCTCATCATTCAAAACAGTAACGGCGTGATCACCACACCCACCCCGGGCCAGTACTTCTACAACCGGGGCATCACCGATGAGCAGGAGGGGTTCGCCGAGGGGTTTGTGAAAGCCCTGGACGAGCTGCACAAGATGAACCAGATGCCCCCTCCTAACGTGTCCATCGGAGCCGGTGGAGTTACGACGTGTTCGGCGGCGGCCTCTAGTGTCTTCGGCTCCTCCTTGCAGCCCGAGCCTCCTATCTACACAACACTGAACGCCTACTGCCCGAACACAAGCCTCTCTTCCGCATCCAGCTACCCCACAGCCACCATCAGCTACCTGCCGCCGCACCAGCAGAGCCACCCGCAGACCTCGACGCACGGCACGCACCCGTTCCAGCACGTACTCCACGGCTCCGGACTCCACCCGCAGCGGCTCGTCGCTCTGAAAGAGGAACCTCAGACCGTGCCTGACCTCCTCAGCAGCGACGGCTCTCCTCCAATGTCCCCGATCGACTTGGAGACCCAGGAGAGGATAAAGGCGGAGCGCAAGAGGCTGAGAAACCGACTCGCGGCGACCAAATGCCGGAGGCGCAAGCTGGAGCGCATCGCCCGGTTGGAGGATAAAGTGAAAGGTTTGAAGAGTGACAACGCTGGGCTCTCCAACACAGCATCGGTGCTCCGGGATCAAGTCGCCCAGCTCAAACAGAAAGTCCTGACACATGTGAGCAGCGGCTGTCAGCTGATGCTCACAAGCAAGatggaagcattttaa